The proteins below are encoded in one region of Phycisphaerales bacterium:
- a CDS encoding CoA-acylating methylmalonate-semialdehyde dehydrogenase, whose amino-acid sequence MTNAAPSASAVPNLIANKPHAGASAATRPVVNPATGETLAQVAMDDTRAAEAAVQAAAEAFPGWSATPVGDRCQFLFRYKQALETHFEELAALIVKEHGKTLAEGRGDVRRGIDCVEFACGAPSLMMGRTLPQIAVSSSFCRTEDKSGVGIDSSVDRVPLGVCVGITPFNFPVMVPLWMWPMAVACGNTFVLKPSEKVPLSAVREVELAHQCGLPPGVLNLVTGGPKVVDHLITHEDVKAVSFVGSTRVAQHIYTTATAHGKRAQCMGGAKNYMVIMPDANQDAAIEGIVGSAFGNSGQRCLAGSVCVAVGDTPGWLIPKLKEAVGRIKVARGDEPGCGMGPVIDEASRQRIVGFIESGVREGAELVCGGMSDVGGRMSAKAFSASDIAHPTSDIPRGCFVPPTIFDHVRPGMSILEEEIFGPVLSIVREETLDAAIATMNRSRYGNMGVIFTSSGYHARRFKTHAQVGMVGINVGVPAPMAVFPFAGWKQSFFGDLHANGEDAVKFYTESKVVVARWM is encoded by the coding sequence ATGACCAACGCCGCCCCGTCCGCGTCCGCTGTGCCCAACCTGATCGCGAACAAACCGCACGCGGGGGCGTCCGCGGCCACGCGCCCGGTGGTCAACCCGGCCACGGGCGAGACGCTGGCGCAGGTGGCGATGGATGACACGCGGGCGGCGGAGGCGGCGGTGCAGGCCGCGGCGGAGGCGTTCCCGGGGTGGAGCGCGACGCCGGTGGGGGACCGGTGCCAGTTCCTGTTCCGCTACAAGCAGGCCCTGGAGACGCACTTCGAGGAGCTGGCGGCGCTGATCGTCAAGGAGCACGGCAAGACGCTGGCCGAAGGGCGGGGCGACGTGCGCCGCGGGATCGACTGCGTGGAGTTCGCGTGCGGGGCGCCGAGCCTGATGATGGGGCGGACGCTGCCGCAGATCGCGGTGAGCAGCTCGTTCTGCCGCACCGAGGACAAGTCCGGCGTAGGGATCGACTCGTCGGTGGACCGCGTGCCGCTGGGGGTGTGCGTGGGGATCACGCCGTTCAACTTCCCGGTGATGGTGCCGCTGTGGATGTGGCCGATGGCGGTCGCGTGCGGCAACACGTTCGTGCTCAAGCCCAGCGAGAAGGTGCCGCTGTCGGCGGTGCGCGAGGTGGAACTCGCCCATCAGTGCGGGCTGCCGCCGGGTGTACTCAACCTGGTCACCGGCGGGCCCAAGGTCGTTGACCACCTGATCACGCACGAGGACGTGAAGGCCGTGTCGTTCGTGGGCTCGACGAGGGTGGCGCAGCACATCTACACCACCGCGACGGCGCACGGCAAGCGGGCCCAGTGCATGGGCGGGGCCAAGAACTACATGGTGATCATGCCCGACGCCAACCAGGACGCCGCGATCGAGGGGATCGTGGGCTCGGCGTTCGGCAACAGCGGGCAGCGGTGCCTGGCGGGCAGCGTGTGCGTGGCGGTGGGGGACACGCCGGGCTGGCTGATCCCGAAGCTGAAGGAGGCCGTGGGGCGGATCAAGGTGGCGCGGGGGGATGAGCCCGGGTGCGGGATGGGGCCGGTGATCGACGAGGCTTCGCGCCAGCGGATCGTGGGGTTCATCGAGAGCGGGGTGCGCGAGGGGGCGGAGCTGGTGTGCGGGGGGATGTCGGATGTCGGAGGTCGGATGTCGGCCAAGGCATTCTCCGCCTCCGACATCGCACATCCGACATCCGACATCCCCCGGGGCTGCTTCGTGCCGCCCACCATCTTCGACCACGTGCGCCCGGGCATGAGCATCCTCGAGGAGGAGATCTTCGGGCCAGTGCTGAGCATCGTGCGCGAGGAGACGCTGGACGCGGCGATCGCCACGATGAACCGCTCGCGCTACGGCAACATGGGCGTGATCTTCACCAGCAGCGGCTACCACGCCCGCCGCTTCAAGACGCACGCGCAGGTGGGGATGGTGGGCATCAACGTGGGCGTGCCGGCGCCCATGGCCGTGTTCCCGTTCGCGGGGTGGAAGCAGAGTTTCTTCGGCGACCTGCACGCCAACGGGGAGGACGCGGTGAAGTTCTATACGGAGAGCAAGGTGGTGGTCGCGCGGTGGATGTGA
- a CDS encoding polymorphic toxin-type HINT domain-containing protein, which produces MIKHSILAAMAAAWALPLAASALLLPNNCPEPFDLNLDGVSDAFQVGADATTAEILSGAQGAALLHALSTGDASREFTGAAAAFSVQTPGVPTVAAGLQVNATFPLGAAVAMDPVTGAIDWMIPGTQGCTVGGAIEAIADQDGDGVCDLLTAADEQAAQSAMLISGGRGTVLAVREGTLTALAAYSTAGGRLYAPEDLDDSGLVDSADIDLFFSYLSGNNPQADINGDGAADGTDFVAMVNAYQQGLTTVMSLGNPPGIAGGGNEPEPNLPMPLPEGCDCPDGAPPAGCTLQMTLECGLGVLVRPGSVAMIRPTFKDAAGAVIDWTQLPQGEWCYEKLSGPEGSIVSGGIITSPVEGGVSARVRFAYRLPNGDLCCLTAECGVTFGYDCLPPCIDLAPCDLTRAVNSAGELWVSACTNGDNGPWDPAGWTYEWTVTAEGGGQSLSVPMIWWEGPYAFFETANETTTTAENVPSSNRVRVHVRVMTECGPVEAECLFDVLGDQDGDGLNDTLEIVGGCPDPTNPDSDGDGFPDGSEKPIERCDPAKFPDIITDSDNDGLPDYYEGQPVAYDPLGAQHPRRPDGSPFPPPRPQAPRGTNRYDFDSDDDGVSDRAEHSLGFDPLDPTSNTAEPGTMDGWTVHAASRHVHGIFDEYLDGRGYSSAFVDHDRDGLPDAWELVVGLDPELPEQGPGAPGNQVDSDGDGLCDSVEARLGTNASSPDTDGDGLLDGDEIAVGLDPRDYDSDDDGVFDGAEDYDNDGIFNGAERGHGTDPARYSSSSGGVCDTSMGPVYYREPACPEYALPPLSCQPTEDCLIEVRAWGSPGSWLTFDNQPMPVATCGVSTLVPFSPGIHSISGVLIADRSQVDCELAWWHAREQGWLNAPAGRWFCSRHIPDGGFALDRDHNQGRLSDWWCIDYPECRFVARRWTDFHRTLGNATARTFQVVVDQDNDDGHGFPTGDPSDFVKVDALPSDQSGKLIWVASGDSDVDGIPDYADGFGVFDQAAYQSFPAPAQTQAIRERLARTDRDDTRAQLVPLTICLPDDLQPTDEIEVSYLLSDPDLLHKTEGELFTLPVTGRMRLWAAPWSNRGSAPVPAGIRDPNNTSVRGTGSTCAYEGTIMLGRSLVRPGTYSMADLLANPGDQITWYVEAVKPSTALQDLQVAISLRRQGQTLATRVASFTAVDQVFLPINPDGTLGNATKAPAASKPVPVVTITATQITNIRPHETDFTKIVADVVVEGTVLDQGCDIVPGARGTIPILGAFVNGDPLAGIDVQVSKGIGPQPNDPARLRHPYRFSGMFARTLTAVEVTPGDNEVLLTAPGPFGSTGTASVRFTITPSFQGASTGVIDWRAFSFATSPVQTSAPGAGGTFNPVLTAIVGPPELARRPGAGGSAVPGLFDEVEIGAQRFALFTLDGHMVLKRLDEDFASASFISLTARSEDLYVRIGDLVFESRDGLDQYALGIARGLADAGMEWANGWGEIGGAVREGVNTVRRDYSVRQMVFRFRANGNVLTEKHAAAVQATCDAVEEFITAAADLLKKTGQEYSQYVAALIRGDHAALEKLSAEARETIQVVAAVYDEIRTHLAMLDDYEKGKIVGRVIGEVLIAVAEALVPGALLNKGRVLQKLAARLDLPSALDAAENAAAASRRVGGLISKEMQAKHPGLVANIKGGCGKVVRNAQGIITSACCFAAGTVVHTTQGAVPIECIEPGDVVLSRAEGDNECCWQVVTRTIRTSPRVFIHIEYAVNDGESQTISATPEHPFFDLLRQRFVLADELAAGDLLALSRPGYARVISARREAVTSHAVFAHNLEVAESHTYFVGADKLWVHNESPKTCDGLRNVFDFIRKSFPNNPMEAFRQTLQSIDDVPPALARGLIEDTRDEIRRLGELGSLSDGWQQFYRDHDGTPQWKDVFGIFRYKKLEPTKSLRRPQPGLDPAQFIGRADFVEEWVENGVLQKRYWDLKGPYIQDAINNAWHHNEGGVFASLLEHINDERNAGGAERLLIDATALDDQQVQQIIDVINGTPWGNTDWYRIMR; this is translated from the coding sequence ATGATCAAGCATTCCATTCTCGCCGCGATGGCCGCGGCCTGGGCCCTGCCGCTCGCCGCCTCGGCGTTGCTGCTGCCAAACAACTGCCCCGAGCCCTTTGACCTCAACCTCGACGGCGTTTCCGATGCGTTCCAAGTCGGTGCGGACGCGACGACCGCGGAGATCCTGTCCGGCGCCCAGGGCGCCGCGCTGCTGCACGCTCTCAGCACCGGGGACGCCTCCCGTGAGTTCACCGGCGCGGCCGCGGCGTTCTCGGTGCAGACGCCGGGCGTGCCCACGGTGGCCGCGGGCCTCCAGGTCAACGCCACGTTCCCGCTCGGGGCCGCCGTCGCCATGGACCCGGTCACCGGCGCGATCGACTGGATGATCCCCGGTACGCAGGGCTGCACCGTTGGCGGCGCCATCGAGGCCATCGCCGACCAGGACGGCGACGGCGTGTGCGACCTGCTGACCGCGGCCGACGAGCAGGCCGCGCAGTCCGCCATGCTGATCTCGGGCGGGCGTGGGACTGTGCTCGCCGTGCGCGAGGGCACGCTGACGGCGCTCGCCGCCTACTCCACGGCCGGGGGCCGCCTTTACGCGCCCGAGGACCTCGACGACTCCGGCCTGGTGGACTCCGCCGATATCGACCTGTTCTTTTCTTACCTCTCCGGCAACAACCCCCAGGCGGACATCAACGGCGACGGCGCCGCCGACGGCACCGACTTCGTCGCCATGGTGAACGCCTACCAGCAGGGCCTCACCACCGTGATGTCCCTGGGCAACCCGCCCGGCATCGCCGGCGGGGGCAACGAGCCGGAGCCCAACCTGCCCATGCCGCTGCCGGAGGGCTGCGACTGCCCCGACGGCGCGCCCCCCGCGGGCTGCACGCTCCAGATGACTCTCGAGTGCGGGCTTGGCGTTCTGGTGCGGCCCGGGTCCGTCGCGATGATCCGGCCCACGTTCAAGGACGCGGCGGGCGCGGTGATCGACTGGACGCAGCTGCCCCAGGGCGAGTGGTGCTACGAGAAGCTGAGCGGTCCCGAGGGCTCGATCGTCAGCGGCGGCATCATCACCTCGCCGGTTGAGGGCGGTGTCTCCGCGCGAGTGCGGTTCGCGTACCGGCTGCCGAACGGCGACCTCTGCTGCCTGACGGCCGAGTGCGGCGTTACGTTCGGCTATGACTGCCTTCCGCCATGCATCGACCTCGCCCCCTGCGACCTGACCCGCGCCGTCAACAGCGCGGGCGAGCTGTGGGTCAGCGCGTGCACCAACGGCGACAACGGCCCTTGGGACCCCGCCGGGTGGACCTACGAATGGACCGTCACCGCCGAGGGCGGCGGGCAGTCGCTTTCCGTCCCGATGATCTGGTGGGAAGGGCCCTACGCGTTCTTCGAAACGGCCAACGAAACCACCACCACCGCCGAAAACGTGCCCAGCAGCAACCGTGTGCGCGTGCATGTGCGCGTCATGACAGAGTGCGGCCCCGTCGAGGCGGAGTGCCTCTTCGACGTGCTTGGCGACCAGGACGGCGACGGCCTGAACGACACCCTCGAGATCGTGGGCGGCTGCCCCGACCCCACCAACCCCGACTCCGACGGCGACGGCTTCCCCGACGGCTCCGAGAAGCCCATCGAGCGCTGCGACCCCGCCAAGTTCCCCGACATCATCACCGATTCCGACAACGACGGCCTCCCCGACTACTACGAGGGTCAGCCGGTCGCCTACGACCCCTTAGGCGCCCAGCACCCGCGCCGGCCCGACGGCTCCCCCTTCCCGCCGCCGCGCCCGCAGGCGCCGCGGGGAACGAACCGGTATGACTTCGACTCGGACGACGATGGAGTGTCTGATCGTGCGGAACACTCGCTTGGGTTCGATCCCCTCGATCCGACGAGCAATACCGCGGAGCCCGGGACGATGGATGGGTGGACTGTCCATGCGGCATCGCGTCATGTCCACGGAATATTCGATGAGTACCTTGATGGGAGGGGATATTCGAGCGCCTTTGTGGACCATGATAGAGACGGTCTGCCAGATGCGTGGGAGCTTGTAGTTGGGTTGGACCCCGAGCTCCCAGAGCAAGGGCCAGGCGCCCCAGGCAATCAAGTCGACAGTGATGGCGATGGCTTATGTGACAGCGTGGAGGCTCGGCTCGGAACGAACGCCTCGAGCCCGGACACCGACGGCGACGGTTTGTTGGATGGAGATGAGATTGCAGTTGGGCTCGATCCACGCGATTACGACTCGGATGATGACGGAGTGTTCGACGGGGCCGAGGACTACGACAACGACGGCATCTTCAATGGCGCGGAGCGAGGGCATGGAACAGATCCAGCCCGATACAGCTCGAGCTCGGGAGGGGTGTGCGACACGTCTATGGGCCCCGTTTATTACCGGGAACCAGCGTGCCCGGAGTATGCCCTTCCCCCCCTTTCTTGTCAGCCGACCGAGGACTGCCTGATCGAAGTTCGGGCGTGGGGTTCTCCAGGCTCGTGGCTCACCTTCGATAATCAGCCGATGCCGGTCGCGACCTGTGGAGTCAGTACCCTCGTTCCTTTCAGCCCCGGTATTCACTCCATCAGCGGAGTGCTCATCGCTGACCGATCGCAGGTAGATTGTGAATTGGCGTGGTGGCACGCGCGTGAGCAGGGTTGGCTCAACGCACCTGCCGGCAGGTGGTTCTGTTCTAGACACATCCCGGATGGTGGCTTCGCGCTCGACCGCGACCACAATCAAGGGCGATTGAGCGACTGGTGGTGTATCGATTACCCGGAATGCAGATTCGTCGCACGCAGGTGGACCGACTTCCACCGCACACTCGGCAACGCGACTGCTCGAACATTCCAAGTGGTGGTAGACCAGGACAACGATGATGGGCACGGATTCCCAACTGGTGATCCGTCAGATTTCGTGAAAGTAGATGCCCTGCCGAGCGATCAATCTGGAAAGTTAATCTGGGTCGCGAGCGGAGACTCCGACGTCGACGGCATCCCCGATTACGCGGATGGATTTGGAGTGTTCGATCAAGCAGCGTACCAGTCATTCCCGGCTCCCGCGCAGACGCAAGCCATAAGGGAACGGCTCGCTCGCACCGACAGGGACGACACGCGGGCGCAGCTCGTTCCGCTCACGATCTGCCTGCCCGATGACCTTCAACCAACCGACGAGATCGAGGTTAGCTACCTCCTTTCTGACCCAGACCTCCTTCACAAGACTGAAGGGGAACTATTCACACTCCCAGTCACCGGCCGCATGCGGTTGTGGGCAGCGCCTTGGAGCAATCGCGGCTCCGCGCCGGTACCTGCGGGGATTCGAGACCCCAACAATACTTCGGTGCGCGGAACCGGATCAACATGCGCGTACGAAGGCACGATCATGCTCGGACGGAGCCTTGTGAGGCCAGGGACATACTCAATGGCTGATCTCCTGGCCAACCCCGGCGATCAGATAACCTGGTACGTCGAAGCCGTGAAGCCGAGCACTGCTCTGCAAGACCTGCAAGTCGCGATCTCGCTTAGGCGGCAGGGCCAGACGCTCGCGACGCGGGTCGCCAGCTTTACGGCTGTCGACCAAGTGTTCCTCCCCATCAACCCGGACGGCACATTAGGTAACGCGACCAAGGCTCCAGCGGCTTCCAAGCCGGTCCCGGTGGTCACAATCACCGCAACGCAGATCACGAACATTCGGCCTCACGAGACGGACTTCACCAAGATTGTTGCTGACGTGGTGGTCGAAGGAACGGTGCTCGACCAAGGTTGCGACATCGTTCCTGGCGCTCGCGGCACGATTCCCATATTGGGAGCATTCGTCAACGGGGATCCGTTAGCCGGCATCGATGTTCAGGTCTCGAAGGGTATTGGCCCACAGCCAAACGACCCCGCCCGGTTGCGCCACCCCTACCGGTTCTCAGGCATGTTCGCGCGGACCCTCACGGCAGTTGAGGTGACGCCCGGCGACAACGAAGTGCTCTTGACGGCCCCCGGGCCATTTGGAAGCACCGGAACCGCAAGTGTCCGTTTCACGATCACCCCCTCGTTCCAGGGTGCGTCAACCGGAGTGATCGATTGGCGTGCGTTCTCGTTCGCCACCTCGCCAGTTCAGACGAGCGCGCCAGGTGCCGGTGGTACGTTCAACCCGGTACTCACCGCGATTGTCGGGCCGCCGGAACTGGCACGTCGCCCTGGGGCCGGCGGGAGCGCCGTGCCCGGCCTCTTCGATGAGGTGGAGATCGGGGCCCAGCGCTTTGCGTTGTTCACGCTCGATGGGCACATGGTCCTCAAGCGTCTTGATGAGGACTTTGCAAGTGCGAGCTTTATCTCACTGACCGCGCGCTCTGAAGACCTTTACGTTCGGATCGGCGACCTCGTGTTCGAGAGCCGCGACGGGCTCGACCAGTACGCCCTCGGGATCGCGAGGGGGCTCGCAGATGCGGGTATGGAATGGGCCAACGGCTGGGGTGAGATAGGGGGCGCGGTCAGAGAGGGCGTAAATACCGTCCGCCGCGATTACTCTGTGCGTCAAATGGTTTTTCGATTCCGGGCGAACGGAAACGTTCTGACGGAAAAGCACGCCGCAGCCGTGCAGGCGACGTGCGACGCCGTCGAGGAGTTCATCACCGCCGCGGCCGACCTACTCAAGAAGACCGGCCAAGAGTATTCGCAGTATGTTGCCGCGCTCATTAGAGGCGATCACGCGGCTCTCGAGAAGCTGAGTGCCGAAGCGAGGGAGACCATTCAGGTCGTGGCCGCTGTGTATGACGAGATCAGGACCCATCTTGCCATGCTCGACGATTACGAGAAGGGCAAGATCGTTGGGCGCGTCATTGGTGAAGTGTTGATCGCCGTGGCGGAGGCGCTTGTGCCCGGTGCTCTCCTCAACAAGGGTCGCGTCCTCCAGAAACTCGCGGCGCGGCTTGACCTGCCGTCTGCATTGGATGCTGCTGAAAACGCGGCCGCAGCTTCGAGGCGCGTCGGAGGCCTTATCAGTAAGGAGATGCAGGCCAAGCACCCAGGGCTGGTCGCCAACATCAAGGGTGGCTGCGGCAAGGTGGTCCGGAACGCACAAGGAATCATCACGAGCGCCTGCTGCTTCGCGGCCGGAACGGTGGTCCATACCACGCAGGGCGCGGTCCCGATCGAGTGCATCGAGCCGGGGGACGTGGTCCTTTCGCGTGCCGAGGGCGACAACGAATGCTGCTGGCAGGTGGTCACCCGCACGATCCGGACCAGCCCGCGAGTCTTCATCCACATTGAGTACGCGGTCAATGACGGAGAGAGCCAGACGATCTCGGCCACCCCGGAGCACCCGTTCTTCGACCTGCTCCGGCAGAGGTTTGTGCTAGCCGACGAACTCGCCGCGGGCGATCTGCTGGCGCTCTCGCGGCCGGGCTACGCGAGGGTGATCTCGGCCCGGCGTGAGGCCGTTACCAGCCACGCGGTGTTCGCGCACAACCTTGAGGTGGCGGAGTCGCACACCTACTTCGTTGGTGCGGATAAGCTCTGGGTCCACAACGAGAGCCCGAAGACATGCGACGGGCTCCGGAACGTGTTCGACTTCATCCGCAAGTCGTTCCCGAATAACCCGATGGAGGCATTTCGGCAGACTCTCCAGTCCATCGACGATGTACCGCCGGCCTTGGCGCGAGGGTTGATCGAGGACACGCGGGATGAGATAAGACGCCTTGGTGAACTCGGTAGTCTTTCGGATGGTTGGCAGCAATTTTACAGAGATCATGATGGAACGCCACAGTGGAAGGACGTGTTCGGAATATTCCGGTACAAGAAGCTTGAGCCGACCAAGTCTCTCAGAAGGCCTCAACCGGGCTTAGATCCGGCACAGTTCATCGGCAGAGCCGATTTTGTGGAAGAGTGGGTGGAGAACGGGGTACTCCAGAAGAGGTATTGGGATTTGAAGGGGCCCTATATCCAAGACGCGATAAACAACGCCTGGCACCACAACGAGGGAGGCGTGTTCGCAAGCCTGCTCGAGCACATCAACGATGAACGGAATGCCGGCGGTGCCGAACGGTTGCTTATTGATGCCACAGCACTGGATGACCAACAGGTTCAGCAGATCATCGACGTAATTAACGGAACGCCGTGGGGAAACACTGACTGGTACAGGATTATGAGGTAA